The stretch of DNA GACTCAGAGGACGTTGCCATGGTTACCCGGATGCGACCTCGGTGACTTGAACGAGGCCTTGTTGACCTTGACTCGACCTTGGTCTGTGATGTTGGGCCGTGTTCAGACCGTCTTCAGCGAGTGATCAcatcagatttgtgtgtccagacgtCACCGACTTAACTGCAtctgttgccgtggtaacgaCATAGGCATCAGTAAGTGCGTACGCCGGTGGAGCAGGaggaacctgctgctgctctgaaatCTGATGTGAGACCCGTCTGCAGAACTGTGACTGGAGTGGAACTGAAAACCACCTCGTCATGAGGCGTGGATCTGCGACTTGGGGGCGTGACCTCAGTGACTCGGGGGGCGTGACTCGGGGGCGGGGCCTCAGCGACTTGGGGGGCGTGACCTCAGTGACTCGGGGGTGGGACCTCAGCGACTTGGGGGGCGTGACCTCAGTGACTCGGGGGTGGGACCTCAGCAACTTGAGGGGCATGACCTCAGTGACTTGGGGGCGGGGCCTCAGCGACTCGGGGGGGCGTGACCTTGGTGACTCGGGGGCGAGGCCTCAGCGACTTGGGGGGCGTGACCTCAGTGACTCGGGGGTGGGGCCTCAGCAACTTGAGGGGCATGACCTCAGTGACTTGGGGGCGGGGCCTCAGCGACTCGGGGGGCGTGACCTCGGGGGCGGGGCCTCAGCGACTTGGGGGGCTTGACCTCAGTGACTCGGGGGCGGGGCCTCAGCGACTTGGGGGGCTTGACCTCAGTGACTCGGGGGCGGGGCCTCAGCAACTTGAGGGGCATGACCTCAGTGACTTGGGGGCCGGGCCTCAGCGACTCGGGGGGGCGTGACCTCGGTGACTTGGGGGCGGGGCCTCAGCGACTTGGGGGGCTTGACCTCAGTGACTCGGGGGCGGGGCCTCAGCAACTTGAGGGGCATGACCTCAGTGACTTGGGGGCCGGGCCTCAGCGACTCGGGGGGGCGTGACCTCGGTGACTTGGGGGCGGGGCCTCAGCGACTTGGGGGGCGTGACCTCAGTAACTCGGGGGCGGGGCCTCAGCAACTTGAGGGGCATGACCTCAGTGACTTGGGGGCGGGGCCTCAGCGACTCGGGGGGTGTGACCTCTGCGACTTGGGGGGCGTGACCTCTGACTCAGGGGCGTGACCTCGGTGACTCGGGGGCAGGGCCTCAGCGACTCGGGGGGCGTGACCTCTGCGACTCGGGGGGCGTGACCTCTGCGACTCGGCGGGCGTGACCTCTGCGACTCGGGGTCGCAGTGTCTTGGCGACTCGGGGGACGCGGCCTCACTGACTCGGGGGGCGGGGCCTCGGCGACTCGGGGGGGGCGTGACCTAGGCGACTCGGGTGGCGCAACCTCGGCAACTCGGGGGGCGTGACCTTGACGACTCGGGGGGCGGGGCCTCGGCAACTCGGGGGGGCGTGACCTAGGCGACTCGGGTGGCGCAACCTCGGCAACTCGGGGGGCGTGACCTTGACGACTCGGGGGGCGGGGCCTCGGCGACTCGGTGGGCGTGACTTTGGGGTTTGATGTCTTGAagacttctgtctgtctgcctctgcccCAGTGAGTGAGCATCTGTgttaacctctctctctctctctctctctctctctctctctctctctctccacagagaaggcagcaggaggtggagccTCAGGGGGCGGGGCTAGTCGTTTGAGTggcagctcctcttcctcctctgatgACAGCTCCTCAACAggaacctcctcttcctccgacacagactgaacacacacatacatgcatagacacacacacacacacacacacacacacacacacacacactctgaatcGACattgaacatacacacactgatatgttactgaacacacaaactgaatgcacacacagagttttatacacacaaacacacacctaaagACAGGCACATACATATGGAACTATAGAGTTAATGCATTCAGATACATACtaacgcaaacacacacacacacacacacacacacacacacatacacactcttgtAAACTTAAAtcctgaacaaacacacatgctcagacaTCAACATGTTCCCAtacaaaagacagagaaagatacACTCTGAacttctttcacacacacacacacacacacacacacacacacacacacacacagccacgccCTGACTCGGAGACTGTATGTAAATAGGCTGACCTGTTTTTTTAGCTCCTAGTGTCGTTTTTCTGGAGGactacagacagagagaagagaagaagaactCAAcgacatcagagcagcagcagcagaagaagagtgGAGACAcctggtggagagagacagacgggcagtctgcctgtctgtctgcctgtctgcctgcctgcctgtctgtctgtcaggatgGGAGTCGTTGCAGGGAACCTTCTCAGAACACTTGAGCCCTGACGCCGCGGAAATCAAGGCTTTCTTATTCTTACCCCGGGCCGGCCggccgtgacctctgacctctgccaACATTCCAGAAGCATCCGTAGAGCATcacgagagaggaggaggaggaggaggaggaggaggaggaggaggggcagggggcGCTCTCAGTGGGTTTTGACGCCGACGTCGGTTCGTTTGACCGTGACCGTTTCCACTGAGCGCAGGATAATGAGGACAGTGATGTTACTCACAAACATCAGCTGGGGTCAGGGGGTCACCTGACTCAcctcagcatcagcatcaccgCTCACAGCAACAGCCAGTCCCGGCAGCCATCTTTAAAACCTAATTACACTTATTGTTTGTCAAAGTGTGATCAGGCCATTTCTTCTGGCTCAAGGTTCCTGTATGGAAGCTCCTGAAGacactacctgccggatctactttccaattcaaataggaaagtAACATGAAAAGAgctgtttgaatgaatgaatgaatgaatgaagggtTCTGATGAGAGCTCAGGCTGCCTTCAGGCTCCAGCCCGACAGCGCACGGTCCATCAGCCCCAACACACGGAGCCCCGCCCACTCAGTGACGGGTCAGTGTCAGCCTGACCagtcagtgaacacacacagcttccatcctctctctcacacacacacacacacacacacacacacacacacacacacacaagaggagAGGCTCAGGATGTGGAGCTGAACTGGTTTCTCCAGGCAGCTCCTGAACGCAGCACGAGTGGCGTCCCGTCTGAGAGCCCGTCCTGCCTCCGCCGCTCCTCCAGCCCAAACCCACAGCCCAGCGCCGGTCCTCGGGGTCGTCACCCAGGGTCATGTGGTCACAGgcctggccccgccccccctccgCCCGGCGCCAGCTCCgtctgagagcagagagcagagaaactttttgctttttcaacactacgtttcttttatttttctgttttttttttttgttttgtttgtttgttttttgatttttttttttttaattttttttttcagattgtgTGCTGAAATTGTTTGTGTCTTATAAGGTTCTCTATATAAACTGTCTTTGTACCGCTGTTCTGCTCTGATtcacccccccaaccccaatCCCCacaccgcccccccccccccaccccccccctcgCCAAAACCACTCATACTGTAGGACGACAGCCTCCACATCACAGCTACTTCCTCTCATCACCACCGAGGTTAGAACACAACATCTATGGCAAACGGGGAGACGAGCCGCCGCGCCGTCCGGCCACACTGGGACGACCCGGGCGGGACTGAGGCGGGGTCGGTTTAAGACGCCGGGGCGGGGCCGGTCCAGGATGCTGGGCCTTGTCTGGGGCTTGTGCGGGACACCGCGGTCGGGCGCGGCCCGGGACGCCCGGGCTTCCACGCCACCGCGTTCAGAGCTGGAACGGGACGAGCTCTGCCTCCTCGGTGTCGCCGCAGAGCCACGAACCTGCGTCGTGTTCTGAGCTCAGAGTTCagagcctaaccctaaccctaaccctcgtCCCTGTTTGGGTTTCCCTCAGCGGGACGTTTGACTGTCCAGTCACGTCTGGAAGGGGCGTGTCGAAGGGGGCGTGTTCTGGAAGGGGGCGTGTCAAAGGGGCtcgtttgtgtgtttttgtttttttgtctggttTCGTTGCGATCTGCGTCTGCCTCGCCATTCggtgccagccaatcagatccagCCGCGGTCCCTGCCCCGGGACCTGCGGCTGCACCTGCTCGGCGTCTGGAGCGTTAATACGACACACCTTGTTGTCTCTGATTgcgtttgacctttgacctctgcgCAGACAGAGGAGTCTTCCTGTACAGTCTGAACCCGCTGCAGACAGGAAGCGGCTgctcggccaatcagagctctGCTGCGGCTCAGGCGGCTTCCTCCTCCTGCCGTCCGGGAAGTGAGAAGAACGGGGCGTTTTTACTTCCTGCTGCGTGAAGGTCCGACggtccagccaatcacagcagctCTCACGCCGCCAGACTCTCATCAGCCCCCGTCTGTCTCTGGTGCGAGGAGAAggtcgccccctgctggtgatgTCAGGCAGGACTGGCGGGACGTCCATCCCAGAGCTCAGGAGTCAGACGTAGCGCCGTCTGCAAACCTTTTCCCGGCACATTTTCCtggaaaatctgtttttatctgCTCGTTCCTCTTAAATGAAGCAgatccactgaattctgctgccGTTTCCAACCCAAATCATTCTGttgctaacagctaacagctaacactgcagcacatgaaacagctgctctgtgctAAATCTACCACTAGCATCATGCTAGCTGCTGCTGGTTAGCAGctagcatgtgtgtttgtccgacgTGTTCTTTGTCGGAGCGACTCGGGGCGACTCAGCCCAGAACGCCTCAGAGAGAAACTTCCCTCTTTGTTCATATGCAAACAAACGTCCAGATATCATGAATTATTTTAAAGGAATCAGGCTCCTCCTCCTGGAGTCGACAGGTTTTGATTCCGAGGTCTGGATGATGCCAACAAGTCAGGAACACGTGGCGGCGCGAGGCCTCCGTCACGAGGCGGCGCGGCGCCCGAGGCCTCCGTCACGAGGCGGGGCGGCGCCCGAGGCCTCCGTCACGAGGCGGGGCGGCGCCCGAGGCCTCCGTCACGAGGCGGGGCGGCGCCCGAGGCCTCCGTCACGAGGCGGGGCGGCGCCCGAGGCCTCCGTCACGAGGCGGCGCGGCGCCCGAGGCCTCCGTCACGAGGCGGCGCGGCGCCCGAGGCCTCCGTCACGTGGCGGCGCGGCGCCCGAGGCCTCCGTCACGAGGCGGCGCGGCGCCCGAGGCCTCCGTCACGAGGCGGCGCGGCGCCCGAGGCCTCCGTCACGCTTCGGCTTCCAGTTtccaaacaaaatcattttgctTCTGTGGAGCTGCAAGATGTCGTGCGCTAACATCAGCACCTGAACACAGCATGAGGGCCCGCCCCTCAcagatcagctgtcagtcaaacagtatGAGGGCGGGGCTTGGGTTTGAGTGAGTGCTCGCTCGGTCACGGCGGCTGGCGCTGCTCGTCAgacacttcttcttctgttgatttgaaacaaaatggaaaaaacgcatcacttcctgtgcagcaggaaagagcaaCCAGACATGGAGTGTGTTCACCGGACGCATGACTGACGgaccctctcacacacacacacacacacacacacacacacacacacacacacacacacacacacacacacacacacacagccctccatCGTCTCCCAGTGTGGCTGACAGACGGACGCGCGGCGTCTCCCACCTTCCTCAcctctttttgttttagttGATGGTCaagcgatgatgatgatgatgatgatgatgataatagttaatttttgtattttaataagaaagaggaaaaaatgattttatgtatttgcatgCACTCCGGCCGTACGTTCTTTCTTCCGTATGTTTTGAGCACTGTATAGTAGCTGTATAGTAGCTGTAAGGGTTAGCCAGGCCTCCGCTCGctagagtagagagagagaacgcaGGACAAACAGACGACAAACCAAGAAGTGAATTATTTGATGTAATTACTGATATGGGATCCTTATTTTCTGAGTTCCtttgttttcataaataaacacataaacctACCAGCGGGCCGGACGCCCCGTCTCTCTGTCCCGTCTCTGCCTCAGCGTCAGTGTGTTCACacactccttcacacacacacacacacacacacacacacactcgttctCCAGGAGTTTCTGGTGCTCAGGTGTGTCTGTGCACCTTCAGCTACATCAACACGTTCGTCATGAGCTCTAAtagttttttcatattttccagTTTCCATATTGCAATAAGACAAAGGAACAAACAGTGTGATGGCACTGCGCTGCCAGCCGTGTGCCGCCTGTGTTTGACCTGTTTGGGCTTCCATACTCGCCACATAAGACGAGGAAAACATCTGCTAACAGAGTCTCAGCCCTCAGTTCTCCACAATCACACTCAGTTTGTCAGGTTTCTAGTTTTCCAGGCCTGGAGAATCCGGCTCTGAGTGTGCAGGTTTCAGCTGATCCCAGGTCAGCTGCCAGGCTCAGGACCAGCTGCCAGCATCTTCACTGACAaaaagcagctgaaagtgacGGTCAGCTGAGCCCGTCTGCTTTAGGGAGGAAAAAACTTTATTAGCAACTAAAGCCAGTGACAGTGACGGGAGCTCGATTCACTTTGACTCACGGCTCAGCAGCTCAGCGTCTGCAGGTGTCCCCTTCATGTGCACTTAcacactgcaggtgtgtgtgaaaacaaaaaatgatcagaaagTCCAAATGTGCAAATTAACCCTTTGCAATCTGAGCACATTCACTTGACTCCTTTCATCAACCAATGAGGAGCAAAGTGGCAATAAATTActgaaaagtttatttaaaaaaaaaaaaaagcaaataaatactgaaaattttgcagatgtatatatatttaaatcaataaaactatATACTAATTATTAAGGTTATATTTAATGTTaatattgtatatttatattcattttgctgaggacactgcagcgccccctgcaggcggagtCACTTTGGTGTGTTAGTGatgaagctgctgctgatgaagcACACAGCCGCCCAGGTTTCTGATGTTTATGATGTTTAATATGTGGAACAGCTgacaggctgcagctgctgcacccACACGTTCATTTATAACACATTCATAACACTGTAACACATTCATAACACTGTAACACATTCATAACACTGTAACACATTCATAACACATTTTGTAACAAATTTATAATACATTTATAACATGTATattaacatatttatatatctgtCCAGTCACTGCTcacaacactgactgactgacagagcaGCCAGCAGAGCAGGTGAGCTGACCTGcagtcactgacacacacacacacacacacacacacacacacacacacagctgagtgtGAGCTGGCGTCAGGTCAGCTGTCCTGAGGCTACATGAGGCTGCAGATCCTGGAGCCGCTGTCGACGTCCCGCAGGCTGCTCTTGTCCCGGACCAGCACGGCCTGGTTGCCGTAGCGACTGTACCAGGCCGAGCGGCTGCGGCTCAGGTAGCTGGCGGGCGGCGCcgcctccagctcctgctgctgctgctgccagatcAGCAGGGAGGTGTCATGGTAACGCAGCCCGGCGAAGCTCTCCGAAAGCGCCTTCTCTGCCAGGGGAGGccggcgaggaggaggaggaggaggaggaggagcaggaggaggaggttctTGTGGAGGTTCTTGTGGAGGTTCTTGCTGGGCTACAGCAGCAGGTCTGCTGGACTCTGACATGTTGGGGGGGGCAGCGGTCCACAAACCTGCATGGTGACTGGAGAAACAAGCAGAGGCCCAGAGAGCCAGTTCAGATCCAGACTGAGAcgctgttctctctcttctctctctcacacacacacacacacacacacacacactctccacagcagctgcagcaggatggaacctgaggaggcagagaaactttaTTAACACAGTTCAGCAGGACATAAACAGCAGAGAACAAGTGATATTAATTTCTCAGCACTGAAATTAATTATGATCCAGGACACAGACGGCGAGCGCCTGCCAGCAGCTGCTGTTCAGTCCGAGTGAATCTGAACGTGGTTTCTCAGGAAGGCCAGCGTGCACCGCAGActgaccctgcgttccaatacccatactaccatactatttagtagggaaaaaaagaattagtaagtcccaatacatactaaactacatactttgtaagggcagctgcagtacatactaaaagtatgTATGAGGTTTGGAACACAGGGTGAGTGTGTTCAGCAGCGGATCTGAAAATGTGAGCGGCTGCAACAGGATCTAACTCTGCACTAAAAGCCTGGACTCCAGTCGCTGCAGAAAGCTTTAATCCTCCCAACAtttcccatcatcatcatcatcacctcttcctctcctaCAACGTTCTTTAAAGGTTCCAAGAACAGAACCTTCAGAGAACCCGGAGGTTTGTTGAAGGTTAAGAAAACTGTCACAGAGGGCAGGAGAGCAGCTGCTCCCTTTCTCTGCCACTTCACTTTGACTGAAGCACGTTGGACACACCAGCTCCACCACCGgccccaccacctccacctccaccaccggCCCCactgcctccacctccaccaccggCCCCactgcctccacctccaccaccggCCCCACCACCAGCTCTTCCACCACTGGCCCCACTGCCTTCACCTCCACCACCGgccccaccacctccaccaccggCCCCactgcctccacctccaccaccggCCCCactgcctccacctccaccactgGCCCCactgcctccacctccaccactgGCCCCactgcctccacctccaccaccggccccaccacctccacctccaccaccggCCCCTCCACCGCCTCCACATCCACCACTGGCCCCACCactgcctccacctccaccaccggccccaccacctccacctccaccaccggCCCCaccgcctccacctccaccaccggCCCCTCCACCGGCCCCACCTCCACCACCGGCCCCaccgcctccacctccaccaccggCCCCaccgcctccacctccaccaccggCCCCACCACCGCCTCCGGCTCCACCAGCGGCTCCGCTCCGCTGGTTTGGGCTGATAAAACCTTCAAACCTGAGCGGACTAGTTTTCCTTTGGCTCCACGCGGCGGCAGCAGCTGGAGGTCCAGGGTTCCTGTGGTGGAGCCACTGTCCCTTTGATGCAGTGGGATTATAATGTTTCTGAGATTAAGCGTTTCGATCCGGTCTGTGagggaagatgatgatgatgatgatgatgatgatgatgatgatgatgatggtgatgatggtgatgaaggttACCTGTGTAAAATGTTGGAGTGAGTTTCCTCCTGGCGGCTCCGGTTTGAGCCTCACATCCAGAAACGGATCCAAGAAAAACGTCAAAGCGCCCCTCTCAGGTGAGTGTGACCTGAGGTGAGGCTCGTATCCCTCCGCCCTCCGTTAAAGCGACAGAGATTTAAAGGTTTACAGCTGAAGCTGCTGACTCCGCTGAGAGGAAACTAATCCCAGCTGGCAGCGGTCAGCCCGGGCCGCTGCAATATCAATGAAGTATAAACTATGAAGTATAAACTATGAAGTATTGACTATGAAGTATAAACTATGAAGCACGGATGTTACTGCACTGACGGGCTGGTTCTGTGTCCCGGACAGCGGCCGCAGGTTCGACTCCGATCTGCGGAGGGTCCGGGcgaagctgctgctgcatccAATGGCAACGGTCCGTCTGCTGTCCTGTCCGGGTGGGAACACCGCGCTCAGGAACAAGAGGGTTCCGCGTGTGTTCTGTGTGCCATTTGTTTTACTGTAGACTTTAAGATGGCTTGTAGTTTGTCCTTTGACTGGATTTTAAAATTTCAGTGTCAAGATTTACATGATCAGAAGCATCAacacaaagctaaaaaaaaaaaaaaaaaaaaaacccctgtaAACGTGGAggcatttaggaaccacagcgactcggccaccagggggcggcaccacgtaaagttacagagcggggtcgccgagcgccgaggctcatagtccgtcaaagagtccgacgctctgccacctcagtacctgcagagctccaaacctcctctggcatcaacatcagcacagaaactgagccgggagcttcatgaccgagcggccgcacgccagcctcacgtcaccgagcacgacgccgagcggcgGACGGAGCGGAgtaaagcacgccgccgccggactctgacacactccaacatctggcagaaactcccacagacactccaacatctgggagaaactcccacagacacactccaacatctggcagaaactcccacagacactccaacatctgggagaaactcccacagacacactccaacatctggcagaaactcccacagacacactccaacatccaGAGGCGATTCTTGAGTCTgttggggccctaagcaaaaATTCCCAGGGGGCCCTTCCGACCAGTGTgttcatcaccatcatgttaTAATTACTGTGACACCAacgaaaaatgtatgaaatcaatactttttttttttttatttattcccaaTGTCCACATACCATACCTAATATATTAGAAttcaataacatgaaaaacctTGTCATTTTGGAAATATAAAGTATGTGAAATtataaataagataagataagataagatattcctttattagtcccacggtggggaaatttcaagcattacagcagcaaagtggatagcaaaatatgaagcataatttacattataaacagtataaacagataataaatagcaaaaagcaacataaacactataaacaaggaatatagaaaagaATGTAaagaataatttaaataaataaataaataactcactGTTACATTGTAAATAATCCACATCATCAGCACTTTTTCTGCATTGGTTCAGATTCTGCCTTGAGCTGTCACTGCAAATCGCCCGCTGTTGTTtaacggggggggggggggggggggggtcactgCAGCTAGtacatttttgagacatttcgGTAAAAACAGGCCTCGGGCCCCGAGTCTCAGGGGCCCCCTGTCGGCTCGGGGCCCCAAGCAGTCGCCTGCCCTGCCTGTTCACAAGCTGCAGGTCTGctaacatctggcagaaactcccacagacacactccaacatctggcagaaactcccacagacacactccaacatctggcagaaactcccacagacactccaacatctggcagaaactcccacagacacacttcaacatctggcacaaactcccacagacacactccaacatctggcagaaactcccacagacacactccaacatctggcagaaactcccacagacacacttcaacatctggcacaaactcccacagacacactccaacatctggcagaaactcccacagacacacttcaacatctggcacaaactcccacagacactccaacatctggcagaaactcccacagacactccaacatctggcagaaactcccacagacacactccaacatctggcagaaactcccacagacacacttcaacatctggcacaaactcccacagacactccaacatctggcagaaactcccacagacactccaacatctggcagaaactcccacagacactccaacatctggcagaaactcccacagacactccaacatctggcagaaactcccacagacacactccaacatctggcacaaactcccacagacactccaacatctggcagaaagcctcccagagtggaagctgttctccAGATTAAAGCCTGTGggttcaggatggagctcagagaagctcctgcaggtggaggtgcaggtggacTTCGGTCCATGCGGTGTAGTTTAATTGGAGTTGGACTCTCAGGTGACTGTACTCCCAGTGTgacagtttctgtgttttgactGTAGTTTGTctaatgttgttttgtgtggtCAGATGGGGAGTTCAGTCCAGTAAATGATCTTTGTTTGCTTGAATATATTCaggattttaaaatttttattttagttcttTGGTCCTACTGACCGGTCTGCCTGAGTTTTCTtaaggtgtctgtgtgtgtgtgtgtgtgtgtgtgtgtgtgtgtgtgtgtgtggcttgaaTGACAGACCGAGCTTGGTCTGTATTTagcctggagcagctccagTCGGCTGAATGTGACCTGCTGATATTCTATATGgcctctctgctgcctcagacCAACACATCCACTTCATATTTACTTCACGTGTTATCAGACGGCTGTGACCTCGGTGTTGTTAATATTGATCATTCTTTTGTGTGACTGATTGATTATCAGCTCATTTAGTAGACTTCCTCCAGAGCTGCTGCGTACAGGAAGATGTTTCACCTGCAACAGTCTGTGtgtccgcctgcagggggcgctgcagaggctgagcagagtgtcggctctgtagatgataatcctgctcctcctgcagggggcgctgcagaggctgagcagagtgtcagctctgtagatgataatcctgctcctcctgcagggggcgctgcagaggctgagcagagtgt from Myripristis murdjan chromosome 9, fMyrMur1.1, whole genome shotgun sequence encodes:
- the brd3os gene encoding putative uncharacterized protein BRD3OS — protein: MSESSRPAAVAQQEPPQEPPQEPPPPAPPPPPPPPRRPPLAEKALSESFAGLRYHDTSLLIWQQQQQELEAAPPASYLSRSRSAWYSRYGNQAVLVRDKSSLRDVDSGSRICSLM